CTAATCCCCTAAAATTTCATATAGACTAGTGTAGGTCCACCCCAAAAGTTAGACACAACTCTGACTCTTGGGGTATTTTTTTATAGTCCTGACCGATGAGTCCAATAGCCCCCTCTCAGTCCCATAAAAAGAGCATTTAAATCCCTCCCCTTAAAAAACCATACGATAAAAGTTCTTTGAAATAGATAGAGATAAAACTTTAATTGTCAGACTAGTTTCTGTTCATTGGAATGTCAGTTCAGATAAAAGGGTAGGTCTAGTTGATTTTGTAGTAGAATCATGTTATAATACAAAATACTTTGATTATGAAAGGAAATTCTATGAAAACTCTTGTTAAAACTTCACTAGCCCTAGTGGCTTCACTTGTCCTCCTGCTCGGATGCTCCAAACAAGCATCAACACCTACTAACAGCAGTAGCAAAGAAGACAACACAACTCAGTCAAGCGAGACCAAGCAAAGCAGTCAACAATCATCTGAAAAGAAAGATGAGACAGAAACCCACACATTTGTCCACAATAGCAAACCTGGAATTCATTCTACCTTGACTTATACTGTGAAGGGAGATGACGTTGTAAAACAAACTGTTCATAATGTACTTGACCCTGAAAAACTTAATAATACCGCGGAAGGTATTAAGGAAATTGTTGACGATACTTATAAAGGTTATGAAGGGGTCAAAGGAGTTACACAAAAAGTTGAAATTCAAGACGAAAAAGTTATCCAAAACATCGAGGTTGACATGACTGTCGCGAGTCTTGACGAATTGAAAAAAGCAATGCCGAACGAATATTCTGGTATTGGAAACCGTGTAAGCTTTGCTGCCTCGAAAAAAATGCTTAAAGAGGCTGGTTATACTGAACAAACCAACTAATGAGTCGTGCTTATACAAAAAATTCTTGGTCGTTGACCAAGAATTTTTTTATTCCATCTCAAAAACATCACTCTCTTGTTTGTTTGGTAGAACCAATGAAAGCAAGATTCCAATGATAGCAGGTACCAACCATGGGAGGGATGCCTTAGCAAAAGGCAAAGCATTCACAAGATTTTCTAGAAACTCAATCTTAAAGGAGCTTCCAAGAACACTTGCAACGGCGATTGCTGTGACAACTCCCATTGTTAGTTGCATACCCGGTTTTGATAGGGGTACAAACTTATTCACAATCACAATCATCACAATGGCAATAGTGATTGGATACAAGATTACCAATACTGGAATTGAGTACTTGATGATAGCATCCAGACCGAGGTTTGCAATGGCAAATCCAATCAAGGTAAAGGCAGTGGCATAGGCCTTGTAGCTGATTTGTGGGAAACGTCCGTTAAAGAACTCTGCTGTCGACACAATCAATCCAACTGTCGTTGTGAAGCAGGTTACAGTTACCATAACAGCAAGGAAGAGTTGAGCTGTTGAACCAAAGATTTCCTGAGTTGCTTGCGACAAGATATAAACACCTGGTGTTCCACCCTTCATCACTTCAGCTGGTACTGGGAAATGATTTCCAAGGAATCCTAAACCGATATAAAGAGCACTAAAGGCAAGAGCTACAACAATACCAACAACCCAAATAGTTGAAATGTATTCTTTCTTACTTGAGAATCCAAGTTGTTTCAAGGTTTGAACAGCGATGACACTGAAGGCCACTGAGGCAAGGGCATCCAAGGTATTATAGCCTTCTAGGAAACCTGTACCAAAAGCAGAAGCTTGATAGGCTTCTGAAGCAGCTTGAGGACTTGTTCCACCATATTTAAAGGCACCTAGGACAACCAAGATAACAATCAACAAAGCAAAGACTGGTGTCAAGATTCGTCCGATACGATCCAAAATCTTTGATGGATTGAGTGAAATCAGATAGGCTGCGGAAAAGTAAAGCACGGTAAAGATAATC
This Streptococcus oralis DNA region includes the following protein-coding sequences:
- a CDS encoding DUF1307 domain-containing protein, with product MKTLVKTSLALVASLVLLLGCSKQASTPTNSSSKEDNTTQSSETKQSSQQSSEKKDETETHTFVHNSKPGIHSTLTYTVKGDDVVKQTVHNVLDPEKLNNTAEGIKEIVDDTYKGYEGVKGVTQKVEIQDEKVIQNIEVDMTVASLDELKKAMPNEYSGIGNRVSFAASKKMLKEAGYTEQTN
- the brnQ gene encoding branched-chain amino acid transport system II carrier protein, producing MAKKGALTGLLLFGIFFGAGNLIFPPSLGALSGEQFLPAIAGFVFSGVGIAVLTLIIGTLNPKGYIYEISKKISPWFATLYLAVLYLSIGPFFAIPRTATTAYEVGISPLLSEANKGLGLIIFTVLYFSAAYLISLNPSKILDRIGRILTPVFALLIVILVVLGAFKYGGTSPQAASEAYQASAFGTGFLEGYNTLDALASVAFSVIAVQTLKQLGFSSKKEYISTIWVVGIVVALAFSALYIGLGFLGNHFPVPAEVMKGGTPGVYILSQATQEIFGSTAQLFLAVMVTVTCFTTTVGLIVSTAEFFNGRFPQISYKAYATAFTLIGFAIANLGLDAIIKYSIPVLVILYPITIAIVMIVIVNKFVPLSKPGMQLTMGVVTAIAVASVLGSSFKIEFLENLVNALPFAKASLPWLVPAIIGILLSLVLPNKQESDVFEME